The proteins below are encoded in one region of Candidatus Cloacimonadota bacterium:
- a CDS encoding phosphatase PAP2 family protein — protein MKKTIATVILTVLLFSTYLLDAQDHNYYINKEFIVEGFQNTYDVYTSPVRWDAHDWLKAGIFTGTTILLFSCDEKVQDFVQDHKSDVLTAITDATNLLGDGYVILPAEALLYCYGAIAKDQKARRISLEMLESFAIAGVAVNAIKILTHRHRPSSSDSPHEWDGPSFSTSNLGFPSGHACVAFSWATVLAEEFKDKPGVGIVSYSLAACTAFARVYKNKHWLSDVFVGSLLSHFITKKIIALHAENDGSKVSFSPLPSGFSINFTF, from the coding sequence CCATAGCAACGGTTATCCTTACGGTATTATTATTCTCCACATATTTACTAGATGCACAGGATCATAACTATTACATAAATAAAGAATTCATAGTTGAAGGATTTCAGAACACCTACGATGTTTACACCTCTCCTGTTCGCTGGGATGCACATGATTGGCTCAAAGCAGGCATTTTTACAGGAACAACCATCCTCCTTTTTTCATGTGATGAGAAAGTTCAGGATTTTGTTCAAGATCATAAATCTGATGTATTAACTGCTATCACTGATGCAACAAATCTTCTCGGAGATGGATATGTCATTCTACCAGCTGAAGCATTGCTGTATTGCTATGGTGCAATTGCAAAGGATCAAAAGGCAAGACGAATTTCCCTCGAAATGCTGGAAAGTTTTGCGATTGCGGGTGTTGCGGTCAATGCAATAAAAATTCTTACACACAGGCATCGTCCTTCATCATCAGATTCTCCTCATGAGTGGGATGGTCCTTCATTTTCCACGAGCAATCTTGGGTTTCCCTCCGGGCATGCGTGTGTTGCTTTTAGCTGGGCAACGGTTCTTGCTGAGGAATTCAAAGATAAGCCTGGTGTTGGAATAGTGTCGTATTCGCTTGCTGCATGCACTGCTTTTGCGCGTGTGTATAAAAACAAACATTGGCTGTCGGATGTATTTGTCGGCTCGCTATTGAGTCATTTTATCACAAAGAAAATTATTGCGCTTCATGCGGAAAATGACGGAAGCAAGGTATCTTTCTCGCCCCTACCTTCTGGATTTTCGATTAATTTTACCTTCTAA
- a CDS encoding serpin family protein — MKSKIQVLFICVLLFIVSCTTHAQLQNNSQSVDKGDNSFCFDLYHQLMNKQGNLFFSPYSISTALAMTYAGARSETEKQMAKVLHFSLSQDVFHSNYSKLQSSLNSIEKNGDVQLNIANSLWLQKGDPFLDTFLDVNKKFYDSDMYFVDFAKSTSVRNQINNWVEDKTHDKIKDLIKPPIPLPETSLILCNAIYFKGNWLSQFDKAKTKDDDFYLSEDEVIQVPMMSQKSDYRYIDYGEYEVIELPYKGEDLSMVIFLPKEIDGLSSFEKNICADTVSLWIDQLMHTYECEVIVTIPKFKTTCELELAPTLSQMGMYDAFSPTKANFLGINGKRDLFISNVIHKAFVDVNEEGTEAAAATAVVMMKTAAPMKPIEFTADHPFLFLIRENKTGSILFIGRIVDPTK, encoded by the coding sequence ATGAAATCAAAAATTCAAGTTTTATTTATATGTGTATTATTGTTTATCGTATCATGTACTACACATGCTCAGTTGCAAAATAATTCACAATCCGTAGACAAAGGCGATAACAGCTTCTGCTTTGATCTCTATCACCAGTTAATGAACAAACAGGGCAACCTCTTCTTCTCTCCCTACAGCATCTCGACCGCTCTTGCAATGACGTATGCCGGTGCACGAAGTGAGACAGAAAAACAAATGGCAAAGGTGCTGCATTTTAGTTTATCACAGGACGTTTTTCATTCAAACTATTCAAAACTTCAATCAAGCCTGAACAGTATCGAGAAGAATGGAGACGTTCAACTGAATATTGCGAATTCGTTGTGGTTGCAGAAAGGTGATCCTTTCCTCGATACATTTCTTGATGTGAATAAGAAATTTTATGATTCCGACATGTATTTTGTAGATTTTGCCAAGTCCACATCAGTGCGAAATCAGATCAATAATTGGGTAGAGGACAAGACACATGACAAGATCAAGGACTTGATCAAACCACCAATTCCATTACCGGAGACCTCTCTGATATTATGTAATGCGATCTATTTCAAGGGCAACTGGCTGAGCCAATTCGATAAGGCAAAAACAAAAGATGATGATTTTTATCTTTCTGAAGATGAGGTTATTCAAGTGCCGATGATGTCACAGAAGTCGGATTACCGGTATATCGATTATGGCGAATACGAGGTCATAGAATTACCCTATAAAGGCGAAGACCTCTCAATGGTTATTTTCTTACCAAAAGAAATTGATGGATTATCTTCGTTTGAGAAAAATATTTGTGCCGATACGGTTTCGTTATGGATCGACCAGCTCATGCATACATACGAGTGTGAAGTCATTGTTACGATCCCAAAGTTCAAAACAACGTGTGAGTTAGAACTTGCGCCTACCTTATCTCAAATGGGTATGTATGATGCATTTTCTCCCACTAAAGCAAACTTTTTAGGTATAAACGGAAAGCGTGATCTATTTATTAGCAATGTGATACACAAGGCATTTGTCGATGTGAACGAAGAAGGTACCGAAGCTGCTGCAGCAACGGCAGTTGTTATGATGAAAACCGCCGCTCCGATGAAACCGATAGAGTTTACTGCAGATCATCCATTTCTGTTTTTGATAAGAGAAAATAAGACAGGAAGTATTCTTTTTATTGGCAGGATTGTTGATCCCACAAAATAA